Proteins encoded within one genomic window of Solibaculum mannosilyticum:
- the tyrS gene encoding tyrosine--tRNA ligase has translation MMGVFEELKERGLIAQMTHEEPIKDLLDNQKITFYIGFDPTADSLHVGHFLQMVVMAHMQKAGHRPIVLLGGGTGMVGDPTGKTDMRKMMTQETVDYHVSCFKKQMERFIDFSDGKALMVNNGDWLLDLNYVDFLRNVGVHFSVNRMLTAECFKTRLVKGLSFLEFNYMLMQSYDFLKLYEEYNCVMELGGDDQWSNILGGIELIRRAKGKDAYGMTFTLLTTSDGRKMGKTEGGAVWLDPEKTSPYDFYQYWRNVDDADVIRCLKMLTFVPLDQIKPMEQWSGSQLNQAKEILAFEVTKMIHGEEEAQKAQDAARALFGAGASVDDMPSTQLEESDFTDGAIGIIDLLTRTGLVSSRGEARRLIDQGGISVDDQKASSVSDTIPVSQFEKGYVIVKKGKKVFHKAVK, from the coding sequence ATCATGGGAGTATTTGAGGAATTAAAGGAACGGGGTCTCATCGCCCAGATGACGCATGAGGAGCCGATTAAGGATTTACTGGATAACCAAAAGATCACCTTTTATATCGGCTTTGATCCCACAGCAGATAGCCTTCACGTCGGCCACTTTTTGCAAATGGTCGTAATGGCTCATATGCAAAAGGCTGGTCACCGTCCCATCGTGTTGTTGGGCGGCGGTACCGGTATGGTAGGCGACCCTACAGGAAAGACAGATATGCGTAAAATGATGACCCAAGAGACGGTGGATTATCACGTCAGTTGCTTTAAGAAGCAGATGGAGAGATTTATCGATTTTTCCGATGGGAAAGCTTTAATGGTCAATAACGGCGACTGGCTTCTGGATCTCAATTACGTCGACTTTTTGCGCAATGTGGGGGTCCATTTCTCCGTCAACCGTATGCTGACAGCCGAATGCTTTAAGACTCGTTTGGTAAAAGGTTTATCCTTCTTAGAATTCAATTACATGCTCATGCAGAGCTATGATTTCCTCAAACTCTATGAGGAGTACAATTGTGTCATGGAGCTGGGTGGCGACGATCAATGGTCTAATATCTTGGGGGGTATCGAGCTCATCCGTCGTGCAAAGGGTAAGGATGCCTATGGTATGACATTCACCCTTTTGACCACCAGTGACGGACGTAAGATGGGTAAGACCGAAGGTGGAGCCGTCTGGCTGGATCCGGAAAAGACCTCGCCTTACGATTTCTACCAATACTGGCGCAATGTAGATGATGCGGATGTCATCCGTTGCCTCAAGATGCTGACTTTTGTACCGCTGGATCAGATCAAACCAATGGAACAGTGGAGCGGCAGCCAGCTTAATCAGGCGAAAGAAATTTTGGCCTTTGAAGTTACTAAAATGATCCATGGGGAAGAGGAAGCCCAAAAAGCACAGGATGCCGCTCGTGCTTTGTTTGGCGCCGGCGCTTCGGTGGATGATATGCCGTCTACACAATTGGAAGAATCAGATTTTACCGATGGCGCTATCGGCATCATCGATCTGCTGACTAGAACCGGTCTGGTATCGTCTCGAGGCGAAGCCCGCCGTCTGATTGATCAGGGCGGTATCTCGGTAGACGATCAAAAAGCTTCTTCGGTTTCAGATACCATCCCGGTTTCCCAGTTCGAAAAGGGATATGTCATTGTCAAAAAGGGCAAGAAGGTCTTCCATAAAGCTGTTAAATAA
- the recN gene encoding DNA repair protein RecN has protein sequence MLQNLHIENIAVIERADILFSSGLNALTGETGAGKSIVIDAINAILGHRTSKEIIRSGADKARVSALFCDLSSTALSALEQLGFECDEDGMLLIQRDISTGGKGLCRIGGQPATLSILRELGSSLINIHGQHDNQALLSPERHMQYLDRLGDYQNQLEDYREAFRNLCAVKKELSGFQMDEAEKARRIDLLQYQIDELEAADIQLGEREYLSEQRALIVNAERIVRSVEEARISIGGTEDDSGAAQLMERAADALSSIVEVYPDLEELAKRVQDIAYEVSDVSDELRDKSRQMECDPDDLDTIEERLDVLYRLGCKYGETEEEMLDFLKGAKAELESIEQADERLEQLKRQLEEATEQAKTLALQVSQGRRKAAILLEKQVKDQLTFLDMPGVTFEAAFHPCALYADGAETMEFLISVNQGEPPKALAKIASGGELSRIMLAIKTALADKDDIDTLIFDEVDTGISGRAAQKVGQKLHQIAESRQVICVTHSAQIAALANSHLLIEKQVREGRTYTQVTRMELAQRVQEIARIIGGESITPVSLQNAQEMLDLGQQTSN, from the coding sequence ATGCTTCAAAACCTCCACATTGAAAATATCGCTGTTATTGAGCGTGCTGATATTTTATTTTCATCCGGTCTGAACGCCTTAACAGGCGAAACCGGTGCGGGAAAATCCATCGTTATCGATGCCATCAACGCGATCCTAGGCCATCGCACCAGCAAAGAGATCATCCGTAGCGGTGCTGACAAGGCTAGAGTCTCGGCTTTATTTTGTGATCTTTCTTCCACTGCTTTATCTGCGCTGGAACAATTGGGATTCGAATGCGATGAGGATGGTATGCTATTGATCCAACGAGATATTAGCACAGGGGGAAAGGGATTATGTCGTATCGGCGGTCAGCCTGCTACGCTGTCAATCTTGCGGGAATTAGGAAGTTCTTTGATCAATATCCATGGCCAGCACGATAATCAGGCTCTGTTGTCTCCTGAACGGCACATGCAGTACTTGGACCGGCTGGGAGACTACCAAAACCAATTAGAGGATTATCGGGAAGCTTTCCGAAATCTGTGTGCAGTAAAAAAAGAACTCAGCGGCTTTCAGATGGATGAGGCGGAAAAAGCCCGACGCATCGATTTGCTCCAATATCAAATTGATGAACTGGAAGCAGCAGATATCCAGTTGGGGGAACGGGAGTATCTCAGTGAACAAAGGGCATTGATTGTCAATGCTGAACGCATTGTGCGGTCGGTGGAAGAAGCCCGTATCTCCATCGGCGGGACAGAGGATGATTCAGGTGCTGCCCAGCTGATGGAGCGTGCAGCCGATGCCCTCTCATCGATTGTGGAGGTGTATCCTGATCTGGAGGAACTTGCCAAGAGGGTACAGGATATCGCTTATGAAGTCAGCGACGTCTCGGATGAGCTCAGGGATAAGAGCCGTCAGATGGAATGCGATCCAGATGATTTAGACACCATTGAAGAGCGCTTGGATGTATTGTATCGCCTCGGATGCAAGTATGGTGAAACCGAAGAGGAGATGCTGGATTTCTTAAAGGGAGCCAAGGCGGAATTAGAGTCCATCGAGCAGGCGGATGAAAGACTCGAGCAGTTAAAAAGGCAATTGGAAGAAGCCACAGAACAGGCCAAAACATTGGCACTTCAGGTGTCCCAGGGCAGACGGAAAGCTGCTATTCTGTTGGAAAAACAGGTTAAGGATCAGCTTACCTTTTTGGATATGCCGGGAGTGACGTTTGAAGCGGCATTTCATCCTTGCGCCCTATATGCCGATGGAGCAGAGACAATGGAATTCCTCATCTCAGTCAACCAGGGAGAACCGCCAAAGGCCTTGGCCAAGATTGCCTCAGGCGGCGAGCTTTCTCGCATTATGCTGGCCATCAAAACGGCTTTGGCCGATAAAGACGACATTGATACCTTGATCTTCGATGAGGTAGACACTGGAATCAGCGGCCGTGCCGCACAAAAAGTGGGACAGAAATTGCATCAAATCGCAGAGAGCCGTCAAGTTATTTGCGTTACTCATTCCGCTCAGATCGCCGCACTGGCAAATTCTCATTTGCTTATTGAGAAACAAGTGCGGGAGGGAAGAACCTATACACAGGTCACCCGGATGGAGCTTGCCCAACGTGTCCAAGAAATCGCCCGTATTATCGGAGGAGAAAGCATTACCCCTGTGAGCCTACAAAATGCACAAGAAATGTTGGATTTAGGACAGCAAACATCAAATTAA
- the argR gene encoding arginine repressor: MKAKRHAKILELIQQRPIDTQEELLRSLKEYGYDVTQATVSRDIKELRLIKSLDGSGRYRYTSAKQDMDGISSKFHSLFADAVISIDYAQNILVVKCFAGMANAACAALDSMHWEGVVGTLSGDDTFLIVCRTESHAISLVTELKKLSKK, from the coding sequence ATGAAAGCCAAGCGTCACGCTAAAATTCTAGAACTGATTCAGCAGCGTCCTATCGATACACAAGAAGAGCTGTTGAGAAGTTTAAAGGAATATGGATATGATGTAACACAAGCCACCGTATCCCGGGATATTAAGGAGCTGCGCCTCATCAAGTCATTGGATGGTTCAGGCCGTTACCGCTACACCTCTGCTAAACAGGATATGGATGGGATTTCTTCTAAATTCCATAGTTTATTCGCCGATGCGGTCATCTCCATTGATTATGCACAAAATATCTTGGTGGTAAAATGTTTTGCGGGTATGGCAAATGCCGCCTGCGCCGCTTTGGATTCCATGCATTGGGAAGGCGTAGTTGGGACTTTGTCTGGAGATGATACTTTTCTCATTGTCTGCCGCACAGAATCCCATGCTATTTCACTCGTGACGGAATTAAAAAAGTTATCAAAAAAATAA
- a CDS encoding NAD(+)/NADH kinase, whose translation MKIALLLNTDKPNCFTVAFEVCNHLKKLGAEILLDQSVRNQFLAPDTHYMDFDSMIQDCQILVALGGDGTILHAAKRAAIFHKPVLGVNVGRLGFMAGLESNELDRLSCLFSGDYMVDHRMLLQVTIENQPGIYYALNDAVVSKSSLSRIIDIDLALDGKDIASYRADGMIVSTPTGSTAYSLSAGGPVVDPEMSGILVTPICPHSLFARSILFRDDKKIRLTASCLSGTDAYLTVDGEQGRLLSPGDCVHIQKAELEASILRIKRQAFYDVLNEKLINRRS comes from the coding sequence ATGAAGATAGCACTGCTGCTCAACACTGACAAGCCAAATTGCTTTACAGTTGCTTTTGAGGTTTGCAATCATCTCAAGAAGCTGGGAGCCGAAATTTTATTGGATCAATCGGTTCGAAATCAGTTTTTAGCTCCGGATACCCACTATATGGATTTTGATTCTATGATTCAAGACTGTCAAATCCTAGTTGCTCTGGGTGGGGATGGAACCATTCTTCACGCCGCCAAACGAGCTGCTATTTTTCATAAGCCAGTGTTAGGCGTCAATGTAGGACGTTTAGGATTTATGGCCGGCCTGGAAAGCAATGAATTGGATCGTCTGTCCTGTCTCTTTTCGGGGGACTACATGGTCGATCACCGTATGCTTCTCCAGGTTACTATTGAAAATCAGCCGGGTATTTACTATGCCCTTAATGATGCGGTAGTCTCTAAAAGTTCTCTATCCCGCATTATCGATATTGATCTTGCTTTAGACGGCAAAGACATCGCTTCCTACCGCGCTGACGGCATGATTGTATCCACCCCTACCGGATCAACAGCTTATTCTCTGTCAGCTGGTGGACCAGTGGTTGATCCTGAAATGAGTGGGATTTTAGTAACTCCGATCTGTCCACATTCCTTGTTTGCAAGGAGCATTCTATTTCGGGATGATAAAAAAATTCGATTGACAGCGTCCTGTCTTTCCGGTACAGATGCTTACTTGACTGTGGATGGGGAACAGGGACGATTGTTATCTCCAGGTGACTGTGTCCACATTCAAAAGGCGGAATTGGAGGCATCCATTCTCCGCATCAAACGACAAGCTTTTTATGACGTACTCAACGAAAAGCTGATTAACAGGAGGTCTTAG
- a CDS encoding TlyA family RNA methyltransferase, giving the protein MSEKKRLDVLLVENNLAQSRDRAQRLIMSGSVYVDGQKALKAGTSVSSTARIEVRGKDIPFVSRGGLKLQKAMDSFDLSLQDVIAMDIGASTGGFTDCMLQHGAAKVYAVDVGYGQLAWKLRTDPRVVNLERTNVRYLTKEQVPDLLDFASVDVSFISLKLILPVLFDFLSPEGQAVCLIKPQFEAGKGKVGKKGVVRDPAVHLEVLENVFEFTENAGFDILHLDFSPVKGPEGNIEYLMHICKKNSVNAKPFTEFDLNGLVSRSHGHFSKGELAHEDSTAAQH; this is encoded by the coding sequence TTGAGTGAGAAAAAAAGACTGGATGTTCTATTGGTAGAAAATAACTTGGCACAGAGCCGGGATCGGGCTCAACGACTTATCATGTCGGGCTCTGTGTATGTAGACGGGCAGAAAGCTCTAAAAGCTGGTACATCCGTATCTTCCACAGCACGAATTGAAGTACGCGGTAAAGATATCCCATTCGTCAGCCGGGGTGGACTTAAACTTCAAAAGGCGATGGACTCTTTTGACCTTAGTTTGCAAGATGTTATAGCTATGGACATCGGTGCTTCTACAGGTGGATTTACCGACTGTATGCTGCAACATGGAGCAGCTAAGGTCTACGCAGTAGACGTAGGGTATGGACAGCTAGCTTGGAAACTACGCACCGATCCACGGGTGGTAAATTTAGAGCGTACCAATGTGCGATACTTAACAAAGGAACAAGTCCCGGATCTTTTGGACTTTGCCAGTGTGGATGTTTCCTTCATCTCACTCAAACTTATCTTACCTGTACTTTTCGATTTTCTCTCCCCGGAAGGACAAGCAGTTTGTTTAATTAAGCCTCAGTTTGAAGCGGGAAAAGGCAAAGTAGGGAAAAAGGGTGTTGTACGAGATCCCGCTGTCCATCTAGAAGTTTTAGAGAATGTATTTGAATTTACAGAAAATGCAGGATTCGACATTTTACATTTAGATTTCTCTCCTGTTAAAGGTCCGGAGGGAAATATCGAGTATTTAATGCATATTTGTAAGAAAAACTCTGTAAACGCAAAACCCTTTACAGAGTTCGACTTAAACGGCTTAGTTTCCCGATCTCATGGACATTTTTCCAAAGGAGAACTCGCTCATGAAGATAGCACTGCTGCTCAACACTGA
- the dxs gene encoding 1-deoxy-D-xylulose-5-phosphate synthase, giving the protein MSTFGRLLSSIKGPEDIKNMTFRQLDDLCAEIRRELIGTVSHNGGHLASNLGVVELSVALHKVFCSPHDQIVWDVGHQCYTHKLLTGRYQEFFSLRQENGLSGFCRPEESEHDSFVSGHSSTSISAAFGLAKAKELMGDDSYTIAVIGDGALTGGLAYEAINNAGRSKSKLIVILNDNKMSISRNVGSIARHLAGIRSKPAYFRLKSRVEKAILKLPKAGVKIENGIIKMKAGLKNVLYGNTIFENMGFAYVGPVDGHNLRVLCDVLESSKEIHRPVLLHVCTVKGKGYIFAEENPKAFHGTSGFNIGTGNTEHADYSFSKRFGTSLCTMARTDTRICAITAAMASGVGLNEFAHQYRNRFFDVGIAEQHAITFASGLAKNGLLPAFAVYSTFLQRGYDQIIHDAALQNLKIVLAIDRAGLVGEDGETHQGVFDASFLHTIPNITILAPSSYDELDSMLKDAFYHYKGVVALRYPRGEQGFIPQDYHSQKQSYTFYGDPDAPNLIVTFGRLFSEACLARDILNKNGKAVCILKLNVVKPMDPSVFDKVKNFSSVFFYEEGMQEGGIGQSFGFQLYQVGFKGKFSLHALPDQFIPQSTVASALTHFGLDAQAMAASVLQGEKTVE; this is encoded by the coding sequence ATGTCTACCTTTGGGAGGCTTCTTTCTTCCATAAAAGGACCGGAAGATATTAAAAATATGACGTTCCGGCAGCTGGATGATCTGTGCGCAGAGATCCGCAGAGAGCTGATTGGAACGGTATCGCACAATGGGGGACATTTAGCCTCCAATTTAGGTGTAGTAGAGCTCTCGGTAGCTCTTCATAAAGTGTTTTGCTCCCCTCATGACCAGATCGTCTGGGATGTTGGGCATCAATGTTATACCCATAAATTATTGACTGGACGATATCAGGAATTTTTCTCCCTTCGTCAGGAGAATGGACTTTCTGGTTTTTGTCGGCCGGAGGAAAGCGAACACGATTCTTTTGTATCCGGTCATTCCAGCACCTCCATTTCGGCTGCTTTCGGCCTTGCAAAGGCTAAGGAGCTGATGGGTGACGACAGCTATACCATCGCCGTCATTGGCGATGGAGCTTTAACAGGCGGCCTTGCTTATGAAGCAATCAATAACGCTGGACGGAGCAAATCAAAGCTCATTGTGATTTTAAATGATAATAAGATGTCCATCTCCCGCAATGTGGGATCAATTGCCCGGCATTTGGCTGGTATTCGATCCAAACCGGCTTATTTCCGTTTAAAGAGCCGAGTGGAAAAGGCCATCTTGAAGTTGCCTAAGGCCGGTGTGAAAATCGAAAACGGGATCATAAAAATGAAGGCCGGATTGAAAAACGTCTTGTACGGCAACACGATTTTTGAAAATATGGGATTTGCTTATGTCGGTCCAGTGGATGGACATAATCTACGGGTTCTTTGTGACGTCTTGGAGTCCAGCAAAGAGATTCACCGTCCCGTTTTGCTGCATGTATGTACTGTCAAGGGGAAGGGTTATATATTCGCTGAAGAAAATCCTAAGGCATTTCATGGCACCTCTGGATTTAATATCGGGACAGGCAATACCGAACACGCAGATTATAGTTTTTCCAAACGGTTTGGCACATCTCTGTGCACCATGGCGCGGACGGATACTCGTATTTGTGCCATCACAGCCGCTATGGCGTCCGGAGTCGGACTCAATGAGTTTGCACACCAGTATCGGAATCGCTTTTTTGATGTGGGCATCGCCGAACAACACGCTATTACATTTGCCTCCGGGCTGGCTAAAAACGGACTGTTGCCTGCGTTTGCCGTATACTCCACCTTTTTACAGCGCGGCTATGACCAGATCATTCACGACGCTGCATTGCAAAATCTAAAAATCGTGTTGGCCATTGATCGAGCCGGCCTAGTGGGAGAAGATGGAGAAACACATCAGGGAGTATTTGACGCCTCCTTTTTGCATACCATTCCCAACATCACAATATTGGCACCGTCCAGCTATGACGAGCTTGACAGCATGTTAAAAGATGCCTTTTATCATTACAAAGGGGTTGTTGCCCTTCGATATCCGCGGGGAGAACAGGGCTTTATTCCGCAAGACTATCACAGTCAAAAACAATCATATACTTTCTATGGAGATCCAGATGCTCCTAATCTTATTGTTACATTTGGCCGGCTTTTTTCCGAAGCCTGCCTAGCGCGGGATATCTTAAACAAAAATGGAAAAGCGGTTTGTATTCTAAAATTAAATGTAGTCAAACCGATGGATCCATCGGTATTTGATAAAGTCAAGAATTTTTCATCGGTGTTTTTCTACGAGGAAGGCATGCAGGAAGGCGGCATTGGGCAAAGTTTTGGATTCCAGCTGTATCAAGTTGGTTTTAAAGGAAAGTTTTCCCTCCATGCTCTTCCGGATCAATTTATACCACAAAGTACGGTTGCAAGCGCATTGACTCACTTTGGATTGGATGCACAGGCAATGGCGGCATCTGTTTTGCAGGGGGAAAAGACAGTTGAGTGA
- a CDS encoding divergent PAP2 family protein — protein METIRAVFGNYILVSAVLAWLSAQVIKTLLTLFVTRKFDPERLVGAGGMPSAHSAMVCALTISMSRVEGVSSPLFALAFLFAAVVMYDAMGVRRAAGEQAKVLNRMLDQLDWPIFGKKQKEHVLEEERSRLASLRRDDDDDDDKELKEGLGHTPLQVLAGALLGILVAMLVPR, from the coding sequence ATGGAAACAATTCGAGCGGTTTTTGGTAATTATATTTTGGTGTCGGCTGTTTTGGCATGGCTTTCCGCCCAAGTGATTAAAACACTGCTCACCTTATTTGTCACCCGTAAATTTGATCCGGAACGTCTCGTAGGAGCGGGAGGTATGCCCAGCGCTCATTCGGCAATGGTGTGTGCCTTGACGATCTCTATGTCTCGTGTGGAAGGTGTTAGTTCACCTTTGTTTGCCTTGGCGTTCTTGTTTGCCGCGGTGGTGATGTACGATGCTATGGGTGTACGCCGTGCAGCCGGCGAACAGGCCAAAGTACTCAACCGAATGCTGGATCAATTGGATTGGCCTATTTTTGGCAAGAAACAGAAAGAACACGTCTTGGAAGAAGAACGTTCTCGTCTAGCCAGTTTGCGGCGGGACGACGATGATGACGATGATAAGGAATTAAAAGAAGGGTTAGGACATACTCCTCTGCAAGTATTGGCCGGTGCTTTGCTGGGGATTTTAGTGGCCATGTTGGTTCCTCGGTAA
- a CDS encoding polyprenyl synthetase family protein, whose translation MTAYEMLSENAALVEDALKQYIVQQGSLTQALTDAMRYSVLDGGKRVRPTLTMECCHICGGESKKALPFACGVEMIHSYSLIHDDLPCMDNDLMRRGKPSTHAKYGEATALLAGDALLTLAFEVLCDPINPLEASVEAVRELSRAAGYQGMVGGQIIDLESENKSVDAQTLRAMHAGKTGALIAAAASLGVIAARGNKIQLEACRQYALHLGLMFQITDDILDATVDSSALGKTAGKDLKQHKSTYVTLYGLKEARKMAEKQTNLAIEALHPFGQKGQQLADLAHLLCNRNQ comes from the coding sequence ATGACTGCTTATGAAATGTTGTCGGAGAATGCCGCTCTGGTGGAGGATGCACTGAAACAGTACATCGTCCAGCAGGGCAGCTTGACGCAAGCTCTGACTGATGCTATGCGTTACAGCGTTTTAGATGGTGGAAAACGAGTCCGTCCAACGCTTACAATGGAATGTTGCCATATCTGCGGTGGAGAGAGCAAAAAAGCTTTGCCTTTCGCTTGCGGAGTGGAGATGATCCACAGTTACTCACTTATCCACGACGATTTGCCGTGTATGGATAACGATCTTATGCGGCGTGGGAAGCCCTCTACCCATGCGAAATACGGAGAGGCTACAGCGTTGTTAGCCGGGGACGCACTGCTTACCTTGGCTTTTGAAGTACTATGCGACCCGATTAATCCGCTGGAAGCATCGGTGGAAGCCGTCCGAGAATTGAGCCGGGCCGCTGGATATCAAGGTATGGTTGGGGGGCAGATCATCGATTTAGAAAGCGAGAACAAATCGGTGGACGCCCAGACCCTTCGGGCTATGCACGCCGGCAAAACAGGGGCTCTCATTGCCGCAGCCGCTTCATTAGGCGTTATTGCTGCCAGAGGAAATAAGATTCAGTTAGAGGCATGTCGTCAATATGCGCTGCATTTGGGACTTATGTTTCAGATCACGGATGATATCCTGGATGCTACAGTTGATTCTTCTGCGCTGGGTAAAACAGCCGGTAAGGATCTCAAACAACATAAATCCACTTATGTGACTCTTTATGGTCTGAAAGAAGCTCGTAAAATGGCCGAGAAACAAACTAATTTGGCCATCGAGGCTTTGCATCCTTTTGGACAGAAAGGCCAGCAATTGGCCGATTTAGCGCATTTGTTATGCAATCGAAACCAATAA
- a CDS encoding exodeoxyribonuclease VII small subunit, with translation MSEKKMTFETSMTRLEEIVAELESGDLPVEQSIQCFEEGLKLLNHCSEVLQKAEQKVTLLTGEEDEPLVSPEKEEK, from the coding sequence ATGAGTGAGAAAAAGATGACATTTGAAACATCTATGACTAGATTAGAAGAGATTGTGGCAGAGCTGGAGTCCGGGGACTTGCCGGTCGAACAATCCATCCAGTGCTTTGAAGAGGGACTAAAGCTTTTAAATCATTGCAGTGAAGTTCTGCAAAAGGCGGAACAAAAAGTCACATTGTTGACGGGTGAAGAGGACGAGCCTCTTGTCTCTCCAGAAAAGGAGGAGAAGTGA
- the xseA gene encoding exodeoxyribonuclease VII large subunit, whose product MSNLVLTVTQVNTYVKSILEGDPRLQSVYLTGEVSNFVNHYRSGHCYLSLKDDQSAIKAVMFKNVASRLRFVPENGMKVLVRGRISLYERDGQYQFYIDDMQPAGVGAMQVALEQLKKKLHAQGLFEQSRKKALPSMPMRVGVVTSPTGAAVQDIKNILNRRFPLAEVVLCPVLVQGEEAPSQIAAALDLINQKKAADVIIVGRGGGSMEDLWAFNSEEVVQAVARSDIPVISAVGHETDYTLCDLAADLRAPTPSAAAELAVPQASDLLAELHIVRATMIQNMLLMVEQARHRLEQVEKSRIFHQPQDILLEKRMLLDQISNDLVSAYHRKLFEPRKKLAEMAAKLDALSPLKVLARGYTVARTKDKTIRSTEDVALGDTISLQVSDGKIHCTAFEKTSMGSENK is encoded by the coding sequence ATGAGCAATCTTGTGCTTACGGTTACCCAGGTGAATACTTATGTAAAATCCATCTTAGAAGGAGATCCTCGTCTTCAGTCGGTTTACTTAACTGGTGAGGTCTCCAATTTTGTCAATCATTATCGCTCGGGCCATTGTTACCTCTCCCTGAAAGACGATCAGTCAGCAATAAAAGCGGTTATGTTTAAAAATGTGGCGTCTCGGCTCCGGTTTGTCCCGGAGAATGGGATGAAAGTGCTGGTACGAGGACGAATCTCGCTTTATGAACGGGACGGGCAGTATCAGTTTTATATTGATGACATGCAGCCGGCCGGTGTAGGGGCCATGCAGGTAGCTTTGGAGCAATTGAAAAAAAAGCTCCATGCCCAAGGACTCTTTGAGCAAAGCCGGAAAAAAGCCCTGCCGTCGATGCCGATGCGGGTAGGCGTAGTGACGTCTCCCACAGGCGCCGCCGTGCAGGATATCAAAAATATTTTAAACCGTCGATTCCCACTGGCGGAGGTAGTCCTTTGTCCAGTATTGGTGCAGGGAGAAGAAGCCCCTTCCCAAATTGCAGCGGCGCTTGATTTGATCAACCAGAAAAAGGCTGCCGACGTCATTATTGTAGGAAGAGGCGGCGGTTCGATGGAGGATCTATGGGCTTTTAACAGTGAGGAGGTTGTACAAGCTGTTGCCCGATCGGATATTCCAGTAATCTCGGCAGTCGGTCATGAAACCGACTATACCTTGTGTGATTTAGCGGCCGATCTACGGGCTCCCACTCCATCCGCCGCTGCTGAACTGGCAGTCCCCCAGGCATCGGATCTTCTGGCTGAGCTTCATATAGTTCGCGCTACTATGATCCAGAATATGCTCCTTATGGTCGAACAAGCACGACATCGTCTGGAACAGGTTGAGAAATCCCGTATTTTTCACCAGCCTCAGGATATCTTGCTGGAAAAACGTATGTTGCTGGATCAAATCTCCAATGATCTTGTCAGCGCATACCATCGTAAGCTTTTTGAACCGAGGAAAAAGCTGGCCGAAATGGCTGCCAAATTAGACGCACTGAGTCCTTTAAAAGTATTGGCCAGAGGATATACCGTTGCTCGGACAAAGGATAAAACCATCCGATCAACTGAAGATGTGGCCTTAGGAGATACTATTTCTCTTCAGGTTTCAGACGGAAAAATCCATTGTACGGCGTTTGAAAAAACTTCCATGGGGAGTGAAAACAAATGA
- the nusB gene encoding transcription antitermination factor NusB: protein MMTRRQAREQAFILLFEKSFRPQEEGISDIIDEATEARQIEVAPYAVSAAEGACNHMDEIDQMIEKYSEKWDKKRLSRVVLSLLRLSCYEMLYVSDVPDGVSINEAVELAKQYGGDEDASFLNGILGAVSRRDKSPQPAE from the coding sequence ATGATGACGAGAAGACAAGCCCGTGAGCAGGCTTTTATATTGCTGTTTGAAAAAAGCTTTCGCCCTCAAGAGGAAGGCATTTCCGACATTATAGACGAGGCTACCGAGGCACGCCAAATTGAGGTAGCTCCTTATGCCGTCTCGGCGGCGGAAGGCGCATGCAATCATATGGATGAGATCGATCAAATGATTGAGAAGTATTCTGAAAAGTGGGATAAGAAAAGACTGTCCCGAGTGGTGCTCTCTCTGCTGCGTCTCAGTTGTTACGAAATGCTTTATGTGTCCGATGTACCGGACGGCGTATCCATCAACGAAGCGGTGGAGCTCGCCAAACAATACGGCGGGGATGAAGACGCCTCTTTTCTCAATGGAATTTTAGGCGCTGTATCCCGCAGGGACAAATCCCCTCAACCAGCGGAATAA
- a CDS encoding Asp23/Gls24 family envelope stress response protein: MERRPIYPETEVSSSGSCIISERVLASIASTAASEVEGVASLAKHTHIKGLFSQQRVARSVVITSDENELILDLYVNLNMGCHIPTVAGAIQKNVKEAIQSMTGRVVTRVNVHVANVALETQEA, encoded by the coding sequence TTGGAGCGTCGTCCAATTTATCCAGAAACAGAGGTATCCAGCAGTGGATCGTGTATCATCTCGGAGCGTGTACTGGCTTCTATCGCCAGCACTGCGGCCAGTGAAGTGGAAGGTGTAGCGTCTTTGGCAAAGCATACCCACATCAAAGGTCTTTTCTCCCAGCAAAGAGTGGCGCGGTCGGTTGTCATCACAAGCGACGAAAACGAATTGATTCTTGACCTTTACGTTAATCTTAACATGGGATGCCATATCCCAACGGTGGCAGGTGCCATCCAAAAAAATGTGAAAGAAGCCATCCAGAGTATGACGGGCCGCGTGGTTACAAGGGTGAATGTCCATGTGGCAAACGTAGCGTTGGAGACTCAGGAGGCTTAA